One genomic segment of Deltaproteobacteria bacterium includes these proteins:
- a CDS encoding universal stress protein — protein sequence MIKIERVLVPVDGSASSKNAALYAAHLVNSRSPKIYLLHVWEPITMTIGGDEAEELRHEAQTQAMALLEEYKKMLEPCGLQVELLARPGRADYEILNVQEELDCDLIVIGSRGMSELESVVMGSVVSGVLEEATCPVLVTRNLRTKYLQDACGV from the coding sequence ATGATTAAAATTGAACGCGTTTTGGTGCCTGTGGACGGTTCCGCGTCGTCCAAGAACGCGGCCTTGTATGCCGCGCACTTGGTCAATTCCAGGAGCCCCAAGATTTATCTGCTGCATGTTTGGGAGCCCATCACCATGACCATCGGCGGAGACGAGGCCGAGGAATTGCGCCACGAGGCCCAGACCCAGGCCATGGCCCTGCTTGAGGAATACAAAAAAATGTTGGAGCCGTGCGGTCTGCAGGTGGAGCTTCTGGCCCGTCCCGGCCGGGCGGACTATGAGATATTGAACGTGCAGGAAGAACTGGACTGCGACCTCATTGTGATCGGCTCGCGCGGCATGTCCGAGCTGGAAAGCGTGGTCATGGGCAGCGTGGTGTCCGGAGTTTTGGAGGAGGCGACCTGCCCGGTGCTGGTCACGCGCAATCTGCGCACGAAGTATTTACAGGATGCCTGCGGCGTGTAG
- a CDS encoding sigma-54-dependent Fis family transcriptional regulator, with protein MNTTTVLVIDDEPAHRLMVRVVLGDAGFKVLEADNGPTGLNILRTKRVDVVLLDMRMPGMTGLEVLHRLREQGGFPPVIMLTAFGNVGGAVEAMKSGAFDYLTKPADNDELLAVVQKAAEHVRLTTENRELKKQLGSLRQAPIIGDSPAMRTVNELIEQVGPSEANVLILGESGTGKELVAQGLHDHSQRKNGPLIKVNCAALPENLLESELFGYVKGAFTGAANDKPGRFQLASGGTLFLDEIGELPLALQAKILRALQERVVEPLGGITPVAVDVRFIAATNRDLPTMIADGTFREDLYYRLNVLEIRIPPLRERIEDIPLLASHLLDKLGRKNNKPVRGMTRGFLDLLCRHEWRGNVRELENILERSLILSRGDALDEHDLPDHLRDRPIHGHGLAATRGNPLETAERQALVETLRKHDGHRARTAQALGISRRTLQYRLKKYGLTSR; from the coding sequence ATGAACACGACAACCGTCCTCGTCATCGACGACGAACCAGCCCACCGGCTCATGGTCCGGGTCGTGCTCGGCGACGCCGGCTTCAAGGTTCTGGAGGCGGACAACGGCCCGACAGGCTTGAACATTCTGCGCACCAAGCGCGTCGATGTTGTCCTTCTGGACATGCGCATGCCGGGCATGACCGGTCTGGAAGTGCTGCACCGCCTGCGCGAGCAGGGCGGTTTTCCACCGGTGATCATGCTGACCGCCTTCGGCAATGTCGGCGGCGCCGTCGAAGCCATGAAAAGCGGCGCCTTCGACTACCTGACCAAGCCCGCCGACAACGACGAGCTTCTGGCCGTTGTCCAAAAAGCGGCCGAGCATGTCCGCCTGACCACGGAAAACCGGGAACTCAAAAAACAGCTCGGATCATTGCGGCAGGCACCCATCATCGGGGACAGTCCGGCCATGCGCACCGTCAACGAGCTCATCGAACAGGTCGGCCCGAGCGAGGCCAACGTGCTCATCCTGGGAGAATCCGGCACGGGCAAGGAGCTGGTGGCCCAAGGCCTGCACGACCACAGCCAGCGCAAAAACGGCCCGCTGATCAAGGTCAACTGCGCGGCCCTGCCCGAAAATCTGCTGGAGAGCGAACTTTTCGGCTACGTCAAGGGCGCCTTCACCGGCGCGGCCAATGACAAACCAGGGCGATTCCAGTTGGCCAGCGGCGGCACCCTGTTCTTGGATGAAATCGGAGAGCTGCCCCTGGCCTTGCAGGCCAAGATCCTGCGCGCCCTGCAGGAGCGCGTCGTGGAGCCTCTTGGCGGCATTACCCCCGTGGCCGTGGATGTGCGTTTCATCGCCGCCACCAACCGCGATTTACCGACCATGATCGCCGACGGCACGTTCCGCGAAGACCTCTATTACCGCCTGAACGTGCTGGAAATCCGCATCCCCCCCCTGCGCGAACGGATCGAGGACATCCCCCTTCTGGCCAGCCATCTCCTGGACAAGCTCGGCCGCAAGAACAACAAGCCGGTGCGCGGCATGACCCGTGGTTTCCTCGATCTTCTGTGTCGCCACGAATGGCGCGGCAATGTCCGGGAACTGGAAAATATCCTGGAGCGCTCCCTGATCCTGTCACGCGGCGACGCGTTGGACGAACACGACCTCCCCGATCATCTGCGCGACCGCCCCATTCACGGCCATGGTCTGGCGGCCACGAGAGGTAATCCGCTGGAAACGGCCGAACGGCAAGCGCTGGTCGAAACATTGCGCAAACACGACGGGCACCGCGCCCGCACGGCCCAGGCCCTGGGCATCAGCCGCCGCACCCTGCAATACCGGCTCAAAAAATACGGACTGACTTCCAGATAA
- a CDS encoding PAS domain-containing protein, translating to MEIFLPSRFNRTIMVATLAVFVLGLALSFSTWRNLRHQQESFREHALVTARSIAAGIEITLRRELRLPAGAQNTPDTATRLHRALARDLLKDYITRTDARFIGIYNPLGHILFSSHDDPKSINSQLPTIAWENMGNTGEWSGEMNFEGRPILVLGRLSHLAMATLCPDPTLPCPPENQPPLLLIGVDMGQHLAAFGKYQRTAILQTGYILAVTIVFWILLMGFLQHSDQTQRLRRLESFNARLLDNMPDGLLTLARDGTILAANPAARAVFGGGALAGKPFAALFSSLGLTLDQLPDQEWTTLKTGGKHLEVLQLPLKDETSQRLILVRDRTELAGLEQELHRNEKLAAIGRMAAGVAHEIRNPLSALRGFAQFFSKKLAGRDPEELYARTMVQEADRLNRVITDLLFLARPRQLRFQAVNLPTLFQELDTLLAMDLRGTNCRLDSQAQTDAIQADRDALKQALINLIMNSVAAMPETGGLIHLRAEATDNGVWMRVMDNGKGMTEEERSHALEPFFTTRDHGTGLGLAIVHAIVREHGGDIDMKSTPGQGTTISLFFPATPSPTNEREQA from the coding sequence ATGGAAATATTCCTGCCCTCCCGGTTCAATAGAACCATCATGGTCGCCACCCTGGCCGTGTTCGTCCTGGGTTTGGCCTTGAGCTTTTCGACCTGGCGAAACCTTCGCCACCAGCAGGAATCCTTCCGCGAACACGCCCTGGTCACGGCCAGATCCATCGCGGCCGGCATTGAAATCACCCTCCGCCGCGAACTGCGCCTCCCCGCCGGCGCCCAAAACACACCGGACACGGCCACGCGCCTGCACCGGGCACTGGCCCGAGACCTGCTCAAAGACTATATCACACGCACCGACGCCCGCTTCATCGGCATCTACAATCCGCTTGGGCACATCCTTTTTTCGTCCCACGACGACCCGAAATCCATCAACTCCCAGCTTCCGACCATTGCCTGGGAAAACATGGGCAACACGGGTGAATGGAGCGGGGAAATGAACTTCGAGGGGCGGCCCATCCTGGTCCTGGGGCGGCTGAGCCATCTGGCCATGGCCACCCTGTGCCCGGACCCGACCCTGCCCTGTCCGCCGGAAAACCAGCCCCCCCTGCTTCTGATCGGCGTGGACATGGGCCAGCATCTGGCCGCCTTTGGCAAATACCAGCGCACGGCCATCCTCCAGACCGGCTACATCCTGGCCGTGACCATCGTGTTCTGGATTCTGCTCATGGGCTTCCTGCAACACTCCGACCAGACCCAGCGCCTGCGCCGCCTGGAGTCCTTCAACGCCCGTCTTCTGGACAACATGCCCGACGGCCTGTTGACCCTGGCCCGCGACGGCACGATCCTGGCGGCCAACCCGGCGGCGCGGGCCGTGTTCGGAGGCGGCGCCCTGGCCGGGAAGCCCTTCGCGGCGCTTTTCTCCAGCCTGGGCCTGACCCTGGACCAGCTCCCGGATCAGGAATGGACGACCCTCAAAACCGGGGGCAAGCACCTGGAAGTCCTGCAACTCCCTCTCAAGGACGAAACCAGCCAACGCCTCATCCTGGTTCGGGACAGAACCGAATTGGCCGGCCTGGAGCAGGAGCTGCACCGCAATGAAAAACTGGCCGCGATCGGCCGCATGGCCGCTGGCGTGGCCCATGAAATCCGCAATCCGCTCTCGGCCCTGCGCGGCTTCGCGCAATTTTTCTCCAAAAAACTGGCTGGCCGGGACCCGGAGGAGCTCTATGCCCGGACCATGGTCCAGGAGGCGGACCGCCTGAACCGGGTCATCACCGATCTGCTCTTTTTGGCCCGCCCCCGGCAGCTCCGGTTCCAGGCCGTGAACCTGCCAACCCTGTTCCAGGAGCTGGACACCTTGCTGGCCATGGACCTGCGCGGCACGAATTGCCGCCTGGACAGCCAGGCCCAAACGGACGCCATCCAGGCCGATCGCGACGCCCTGAAACAGGCCCTGATCAACCTGATCATGAACAGCGTCGCCGCCATGCCCGAAACCGGCGGTCTGATCCACCTACGCGCCGAAGCCACCGATAACGGAGTCTGGATGCGGGTCATGGACAATGGCAAAGGGATGACCGAAGAGGAACGCAGCCACGCCCTGGAGCCGTTCTTCACCACCCGCGACCACGGCACCGGCCTGGGTCTGGCCATCGTGCATGCCATCGTGCGCGAGCACGGCGGCGACATCGACATGAAATCAACCCCCGGACAGGGCACCACCATTTCCCTTTTCTTCCCGGCGACCCCGTCCCCCACCAACGAGCGAGAACAGGCATGA